The DNA window CATCATTTCCTCGAGGGCCTCGGTTTCCTTGAACTGGACTTGTTTGGCCGTGCTGGAAAAATCTCCCAGATAGTTTTCCCAATCCGCGTTGCGAACAAGGTCCGCTTCTTCGTAGGCGACATCGGTGCGTTCGTCGGTGGCGGGGATCTGTGGCTCGTGTTCCTCGGAAATTTCCTTTGGCGCTTCCTCCAGCATGGGATTTTCCAGTAATTCCTGCTGCACGGCTTCAAGCAGTTCAAATCTGGAGAGCTGCAACAGCTTGATGGCCTGCTGAAGCTGCGGGGTCATGACCAACTGTTGGGTAAGTTTGAGGTTTTGCCGGAGTTCGAGGCCCATGATGTTGGTGTATCCCTAATGACTCATGATGGTGTGAAAAAATTCTTCAACCGAAAAGCAAATCTGCCACAGAAGGTCATGACTGGCAATCCTCGCTTGTCCTACAAGCTGAATCCCTCACCCAGATAGACTTTGCGGGCCTTGGGATTGTCGACAATTTCCCCCGGACTGCCACTTAGGATGACGCGCCCATCGTGGACGAGATACGCGCGATCGCAGATGCGCAGGGTTTCGCGAACATTGTGGTCGGAAATGAGAATGCCGATGCCTTTGTCGCGCAGGGCCGTGATAATGTCCTGAATGTCGTCGACGGCCAGGGGGTCGATGCCGGCGAAGGGCTCGTCCAGCAGGATGAACTTGGGATCTTGGATCAAGGCCCGGGCGATCTCCAGACGGCGCCGTTCGCCTCCGGACAGAAAGGCAGCTGATTGGTGCTCGAGTTTTTTGATGCCCAGCTCTTCAAGCAGGCGGTCCGCTGTATCGCGTTGCTTCTGGCGGGACTGGTCGGAGTACTCCAGGATCAGTTCCAGATTTTGGCGCACGGTCAGCTTTTTGAAGATCGAGCTCTCCTGGGGCAGGTAGCTCATGCCGGCCTGGGCCCGTTTGTGCAAGGGCCAGGCGGTGATGTCGTTCGTGTCCAGCATGACCCGGCCGCGCGTGGGGCGGATGATTCCGGCCAACATGTAGAAGGTGGTGGTCTTGCCCGCGCCGTTTGGCCCGAGAACGCCCACGACCTCGCCCTGGGCCACGGTCAGGTCTATGTCGCGGACAACATCCCGCGCGCCATAGCGCTTGGCCAGGCTTGTGCCGCCGAGAGTGGTCATTGAATCTGGCCGGGTTGCTTGTCCTGGGTCATGAATATCGCCTCGACCCGTTTTTTGCCACCGATGACCTCGCTCCGATTCTCCTTGATGTACAGCTTGATGATTTCACCCTGGATCGTGTTTGGCCCTTCCTTGAGAACGGGGTTGTCTTCCAGGATCAGAACCTCGGAAGCAGCTTCGTACGTGGCTTTGCCGCAAGTTCCCGAGCGATTTCCCTCGGCCTTGATGCGCACGTTGCCGATGGCGGTGATCCGCTTGATGGACCCCTGCTGGGCGGCCAGGGGATCTTTGGCCTGATCCGTGTTTTTTTGTTTTTCCAGAAAAACGGTCAAGGTTTCGGACCAAAGATTGATGTCCTCGCGGATGACGTGGACGTTGCCCGCGAAAATGACTTCATCATTTTTTTGGGTATAGCGCATGGTGTCGGCGGTGATTTTCACGGGCACCGAATTTTCACCCCATACCGGGGACGTCCACAGCAGGGCGAGGATAAGGAAGAATAAGCGCATACTGCTCCCGCGCGTTCAGTTCATAATGACCTGGACGTTGCCTTGGGCGAGGAAGTCGCCGTTTTCCAAAAAATATGTCAGCGTGTTCGAGTTGGCCAGCATGGTTTTCCCGACGAGCTGGACATTGCCGGTCAGCAGGATTTCCCGCCTTGTTCCCGTATAGTCCAGACTGTCGGCGCGCATGGCGTATTCGCCTCGGGTGCCGTTCACCCCGTCCCACATCCTGGCCCGGTCTTCTTTTTGCCAGACCTGGCCTTTGGGGGCCATGACCTGCATGGGCGGCTCCTCGCCTTCGCCCCAGTAGGTGATGATGGGCGCGGCCAGGGTCAATTCGTCCGTGTTTTCAACATAATCCGCTTCCGAGGCCTTCAGGTTCCACAGTTTTTTCCCGTCACGGCCCTGGCTGAGCTCCACGCCCTTGAGGCTCAAATCCACATCGAGCTGTTTCAGGTCGGTCGTGTCCAGACGCTCGGGCCAGAGGATGTATTTCCCCAAGGCCGCAGCGCCAGCCAGAAAGGCAAGCACCAGGACGATGGCCAGGGCCCGTTTCATGCAGTGGACCAATCCCGCCACAAGGCGTCGAATTTGTCTTGAGCGCGCAGGATGAAGTCAATGGCTTCGCGGACAGCGCCATTCCCCCCACGGGCTGTCGTGGTCCACGCGGCCAGGCGTAGAATTTCCGGACGGGCGTTGGCCACGGCAATGGGTAGTCCGACCTTGGACATGGGAGCGGCATCGACCCAGTCGTCACCGACGTACGCCATGTTCGCAAACGATATCCCCGTTTTGGCGGCAAGGTCGTTTAGCCGTGGGATTTTGCGGGTGTGTCCGGGATAGTAGTGACGGATGCCCAATTCCTCGACGCGGTCGCGGACAGCCGGTGATTCCAGGCCCGTGATGACCGCGAATTCCAGCCCGAGGCCGGCCGCGAGTTTGATGCCCAGCCCGTCCTGAACATTGAATCGTTTCAGCACCCGGCCTTCGCCGTCGTAGTACAGTCCACCGTCGGTCAGGACCCCGTCCACGTCCAGAATCACAAGGCGCACCGCCTTGGCCGCGTCTTCAGCCCGCATGGGGAATACTCCAGATGGCTTTGAGCTCCGTGAGCAGGGAGCGGGCCTTGCTCAGCGGCCAGGAATTGGGGCCGTCGCACAGGGCGTGGTCCGGGTCCGGATGGACCTCCATGAAAATTCCCTGGCAGCCGCAGGCCGCCGCCGCCCGGGCCAAATGCGGAACGAATTGGCGTTGCCCTCCCGAGGACGTGCCCTGTCCGCCGGGCAGCTGCACGGAATGCGTGGCGTCGAAGATGACCGGGCAGCCCAGGTCCTTCATGATGACCAGGGAGCGGAAGTCCACGACCAAATTGTTGTAGCCGAAGGTCGCGCCGCGTTCGGTCAGCCAGATTTTGTCAAACCCGGCCGCGCGGATTTTTTCGACCGGTCCGCTCATGTCCCATGGGGCCATGAACTGGCCTTTCTTGATATTGACGACACGGCCCGTGCGGGCCGCGGCCAGGAGCAAATCCGTCTGCCGGCACAGGAAGGCTGGAATCTGGAGCACGTCGGCCACCTCGGCCACCAGGGACGCTTGGCGGGATTCATGGATGTCGGTGACGATGGGCAGGCCGGTGCGACTTTTGATCTGGGCCAGCCAATTCAGTCCCAGGTCCAGGCCTGGCCCACGAAAACTCGATCCAACGGTGCGGTTGGCCTTGTCGAAGGAGCTTTTGAAGATCAGGGGCAGACCCAGGTCACGGGAGATGGCGGCCAATTCCTCGGCCACGGCCATGGCCAGGTCCAGACTTTCCAGCACGCAGGGGCCAGCCAGAATGAACGGACGATCGTGGATCAAGGCGCTAAGATCGGGCATGTTCATTTCCCGGATTTTTTGTTGGTCACCGCCGCGCGGATGAAGTCCCGGAACAGTGGATGCGGTCGCATGGGTCTGGATGTGAACTCGGGATGGAACTGGCACCCCAGGAACCACGGATGGTCCTTGATCTCCACGATCTCCACCAGGCTTTTGTCCGGCGACATGCCGCTGATGGTCAGACCAGCCTCCTCGAAGCGGGTTTGATAGGCGCTGTTGAATTCGTAGCGATGGCGGTGGCGTTCGGAAATGTCCGTCACCCCGTAGGCTTCGAAGGCCCGGGTATCCGGCTCGATCACGCAGGGATAGGCACCCAGGCGCATGGTTCCACCTTTCTCGCTGCCCAGGTCGCGGCGCTGGACGCACTTTTTGCGGAAGTCAAACCATTCCTTCATCAAATAGATGACGGGATCGGGCGTGGTCAGATCGAATTCCTCGGAATTGGCCTTGGTCAGTCCCATGACGTTGCGGGCGTATTCGATAACCGCGCACTGCATGCCCAGACAGATGCCAAAGAAGGGAATGTTGTTTTCGCGGGCATGGGTGATGGCCGTGATTTTGCCCTCCACTCCGCGCGTGCCGAATCCGCCGGGAACCAGGATGCCGTCGGCCTCGGCCAATTTGTCGGCCACGTTGTCCGGGGTGATTTCCTCGGAATTGACGTAGACAAAATTGACACCCGCGCTGTTGGCCACGCCGCCGTGGGTCAGGGCCTCGTGCAGGCTCTTGTAGGCTTCCTTCAAATCGACGTATTTGCCGACAATGGCGATGGTCACGCTGGTCGTGGGATTCTTCAGATTGTGGACCAGGTCCTTCCACTGTTGCAGGTCCGGATTCTTGGCGGCCAGACGCAGGAGAATGGCGATTTTCTGGTCGACCCCCTCATTATAGAGGCTCAGGGGCAATTCGTAGATGTGGTTAACGTCGATGGCCGTGAAGACCGCGTCTTTGTCCACGTTGCAGAACAGGGAAATTTTGTTCTTGATGTCCTCGTCCAGATCCACTTCGGAGCGGCACAGAATGATGTCCGGCTGGATGCCCAGACTGCGCAATTCCTTTACGGAATGCTGGGTGGGCTTGGTTTTTACCTCGCCGGCTGTTTTAATGTATGGCACCAGGGTTAAATGGATGTAGAGGACATTGTCCTTGCCCAGATCAGCCCGCAGCTGGCGGATGGCTTCCAAAAAAGGCAGACCTTCGATGTCTCCGACCGTGCCGCCGATTTCCACCAAGGTCACGTCCAGATCGTCACTGGCCAGGGAGAGGATGGAAGATTTAATTTCGTCGGTGATGTGCGGAATGACCTGCACCGTGCCACCCAGGTAGTCGCCACGGCGCTCCTTGGTGATGACGGTGTTGTAAATGCGGCCGGATGTATAGTTGTTGCGCTGACTCAGGGAGATATCCAGGTAGCGCTCGTAATGACCCAGATCCAAGTCTGTTTCGGCTCCGTCGTCCGTGACATAGACTTCACCGTGCTGAAAGGGGTTCATCGTGCCTGGGTCGACATTGATGTAGGGATCAAGTTTTTGGATCGAGACCCGAAGGCCCCGTGCCTTGAGCAGGGCCGCGATGGAGGCGGCCGCCAATCCTTTTCCCAGGGATGAAAGTACCCCTCCGGTGACAAAAATGAATTTGGTATGCATTGCTGCCTCGTACGCCTGATGGTTGTCGATCCGCGCCCGCATCCTGTTGAATGCCGTGCTCCACAAAATAAACGGGCCACCAGTCGGCAGCCCGGAAGGGGGCATATCTCATGCCCACGGGCTCCTTAGGCAGCGGGCTTCCCGCTTGTCAAGCGGCCCTCGGCTCTCCACGAACACAGCGTGTTCATACCAGAAAGGGTGGGGACTGCAAACAGGCCCCGGTGAGCATTTCGCGCTTGCGCGGCACCACTTTGGCCTGTAATGGGCTCTTACTTCAAAAACAGCGCGGCATGGATGCCGTTTCGGAGGAATGATGGCTCAGGTCAAGACGCTTGTGATCACCGGCTACGGGACGAACTGCGAACGGGAATGCGCCTTTGCGGCGGATCGGGCCGGATCGGACCAGACCACCATCGCCTATTTTTCGGATTTGACGGCGGATAAGATCAACCTGTCTGATTACAATTTTTTGATTTTGCCTGGTGGCTTTCTGGATGGTGACGATTTGGGCTCGGCCCAGGCCGCGGCCTTGCGTTGGCGACACATGCGC is part of the Deltaproteobacteria bacterium genome and encodes:
- the lptB gene encoding LPS export ABC transporter ATP-binding protein; this translates as MTTLGGTSLAKRYGARDVVRDIDLTVAQGEVVGVLGPNGAGKTTTFYMLAGIIRPTRGRVMLDTNDITAWPLHKRAQAGMSYLPQESSIFKKLTVRQNLELILEYSDQSRQKQRDTADRLLEELGIKKLEHQSAAFLSGGERRRLEIARALIQDPKFILLDEPFAGIDPLAVDDIQDIITALRDKGIGILISDHNVRETLRICDRAYLVHDGRVILSGSPGEIVDNPKARKVYLGEGFSL
- the lptC gene encoding LPS export ABC transporter periplasmic protein LptC — translated: MKRALAIVLVLAFLAGAAALGKYILWPERLDTTDLKQLDVDLSLKGVELSQGRDGKKLWNLKASEADYVENTDELTLAAPIITYWGEGEEPPMQVMAPKGQVWQKEDRARMWDGVNGTRGEYAMRADSLDYTGTRREILLTGNVQLVGKTMLANSNTLTYFLENGDFLAQGNVQVIMN
- a CDS encoding phenylphosphate carboxylase subunit delta is translated as MRAEDAAKAVRLVILDVDGVLTDGGLYYDGEGRVLKRFNVQDGLGIKLAAGLGLEFAVITGLESPAVRDRVEELGIRHYYPGHTRKIPRLNDLAAKTGISFANMAYVGDDWVDAAPMSKVGLPIAVANARPEILRLAAWTTTARGGNGAVREAIDFILRAQDKFDALWRDWSTA
- a CDS encoding 3-deoxy-8-phosphooctulonate synthase is translated as MPDLSALIHDRPFILAGPCVLESLDLAMAVAEELAAISRDLGLPLIFKSSFDKANRTVGSSFRGPGLDLGLNWLAQIKSRTGLPIVTDIHESRQASLVAEVADVLQIPAFLCRQTDLLLAAARTGRVVNIKKGQFMAPWDMSGPVEKIRAAGFDKIWLTERGATFGYNNLVVDFRSLVIMKDLGCPVIFDATHSVQLPGGQGTSSGGQRQFVPHLARAAAACGCQGIFMEVHPDPDHALCDGPNSWPLSKARSLLTELKAIWSIPHAG
- a CDS encoding CTP synthase, with amino-acid sequence MHTKFIFVTGGVLSSLGKGLAAASIAALLKARGLRVSIQKLDPYINVDPGTMNPFQHGEVYVTDDGAETDLDLGHYERYLDISLSQRNNYTSGRIYNTVITKERRGDYLGGTVQVIPHITDEIKSSILSLASDDLDVTLVEIGGTVGDIEGLPFLEAIRQLRADLGKDNVLYIHLTLVPYIKTAGEVKTKPTQHSVKELRSLGIQPDIILCRSEVDLDEDIKNKISLFCNVDKDAVFTAIDVNHIYELPLSLYNEGVDQKIAILLRLAAKNPDLQQWKDLVHNLKNPTTSVTIAIVGKYVDLKEAYKSLHEALTHGGVANSAGVNFVYVNSEEITPDNVADKLAEADGILVPGGFGTRGVEGKITAITHARENNIPFFGICLGMQCAVIEYARNVMGLTKANSEEFDLTTPDPVIYLMKEWFDFRKKCVQRRDLGSEKGGTMRLGAYPCVIEPDTRAFEAYGVTDISERHRHRYEFNSAYQTRFEEAGLTISGMSPDKSLVEIVEIKDHPWFLGCQFHPEFTSRPMRPHPLFRDFIRAAVTNKKSGK